The following nucleotide sequence is from Desulfatirhabdium butyrativorans DSM 18734.
AAGCCAGGTCGATACTGCCGCAGACATCGGAAAATCCGAATCCATTCGGTCTGAAATACGCCTCATAGCATCCGGATCGGACACTGTTCATGCTGACCCGCATGCTGTCCAGCCCAGCATCGATCAGCCTTTCCAGAATATCGGGACGGCTCGCGTTCGTATTGAGGTTGATGGTCCCCGCTTTCGTCCGGGAACGGATCAGGCGGATGGCAGGCTCGATCACATCCGCGGCAAGCAGGGGTTCCCCTTCGCACCCCTGACCGAAGCTGACGATGGCCTTTTCGACCCGTTCGATATGAAAACACGCCACATCGGCAATTTCCCCAGGGCTCGGTTTGAATCCGATCCGATTCTGGCTGCTGGAAATGGGGCTGTTGCGCTGCAGGGAGAGGCATCCGAGGCAGCGGGCATTGCATGCCGGCGATGACGGCAGCGGCGCCTCGTACCGGCCCAGAAAGAAATTCTTTCCGGCTGGACAACCATACACAAGTGCGCAATGTTCGAGGTGTTCCCGAAGTCGATTGTCCGGCAGGCGCTTTCGCAGCAGTCGGATCCCTTTCCGGATATCGGCGATTTTCATCAACCGCAAATCCTGGCGCGGTTCCGTATCCACACAAATTGCCGCGCAGCGGAATTTGCCCTTGTACCAGCCAACGGCGCCATAGGAAAACAGGGGAAGGGCAGGCGCATCGGCATCGATGCGATGGGCGCAGGAATGACGAAGCACATACCCGGGAGAATTGAAAACCGATACCGGGAAAATGCGGGTGGACGGATCATCCGGGTGAAAGGGAACCGCCTCGATTCGACCCGTTTGCAGATTCAAATAGATGGGAATTCGGCCCGGCAGATACATCCGTTCACTGCCGTAGGGCATGGAAACGGTTTCCGACACCCGAAGCGGTGCCAAATGGGTGGCGGACATCCCGATTGCCGCAAAACCTTCCAGTTCGACAATATCACCGGAGGCGGTGGCTGCAAGCGCTCCCAGCAGATCGTTCGATGGTGGATAATGCTGATGGGACATTAGGGGAACCTCGAAAATACGGGAAAAACCGGATGAGGCGGGGGTTCCCGTTCAGGCACTATATCGCCTTCTGGGCCACCAATCGGGCGAAATGCTCGAACGAACGGTCGAAGCTCGCTTCGGCTTCCTTCGGGAAACAACAGGCCGGAAGTTCTCTGGAGCGCAGATGCGCCTGGATGCACTCACAACAGATGCCCTTGCGCTCGCATGGCGCATAGGAGCAATTGCAGCGTTTCAGATTCTTTTCCTTTTGGCATTCCATATCGTTTCATCTGGTTGATTGCGAGGTCACAGGCGGATATTCGCTGAGCAGAAAACGGTAGAGCTTTTCCCCGATGGCCATGCCGATATCGATGAATTCCGGGCCAAAACGCTTGCCGGTTTCCGTTCGGAACGTGTTTTTGATTTTTGCGATCAGGTCCATACCGGCCGGGTAGCGTTTCAGGAATTCGTCCATTGGCGGATCGAGATGAATCAGCATGTCCCACAGGGTATTCTGGAAATTGTCGGGTCCCCAGCGGAATTTGTCCGCATCATAGAGACAATCGGATACGAACCGGCCTTCAACCGTATTGATTTCCGAAGGGTTCTGGAAAGCCTCATGGTTGCGAATGGCCTGCGAGACATCTTCGATGGTTTCGGGTACGAATCCGAATGCAGCCAGAACGCTTCGGGCATACCGGGCGCCCGCTGAGGCGTGGTGTCTTTCCTTGCGTTTGATGTCGTGCAGCAATCCGGCTATCTGGGCGATGCGCAGACACTCTTCGATATTCATTGGCCTGCCATAACCATTCTGGGGAAATTCGACAAGGATCAGTGCTCCGGCGTCTACGGCGACTTTTTCGGCATGATCCAATCCATGCCCGAAATCGTTTTCCAGTTGCCGAACAACGAAAGCGTGAACGATCCGCACCATTCTGTCGGCACCAAGAAACCAGAGGGATCGCTGTCTCTCGGGTGCATGAACCCTGTAAAAGGAAGGGCGAGGAAATTCGGCTACGATCCGCCTCGCCTTCTCACGAAGTTCGCGATAAATGGATTTCGGCACAAAAACCGTTTAACCGATATCGACAGGGTTGAAAAAACCGCCGCAGACTTTCCACTTTCCCCCTTCAAAAACGACCTGGGCTGTCCGCTCGAACGGTACGGTTTCCCCGAGGAAAAAGATCTTTCCAACGTATGAAAACAAGGGGTTGATACCGCGCTTGAGTTCTCCCGTTATCCGAACGACAGCACTTTTCGAATCGGCCTGAAGGGTTTCGGTCCGGACATCATACAATTTCTTTTTCATGAAAGCAGGGCTGTACCCCCTTTCACTGGCCTGAACTGCTGCCATCTGCAAATACGTCTGGACGATGTTTTCGGTTTCATCACCGGCAAGCTTGTCGCAAAGCAGTTGAGACATTTGCGGATTCATCTGGAAATAGCGCTCTGCAAAACAGGTTACGGCTCGATGCGGTGCATCCTTGGTGTCGGCAAAGATGAACACGACCTGGATGAGTGCTGTCAGAACGATCAGCAGGGTAATGGTGCTACTGTTTTCTCGCGTCATGAATCGGCCTCCAGACAATCGAAATGTGGGTGAATGGTAAAAAGGGCTATCCATCATTGACAGTCGGTTTCCATAACACGAAGACCACTTTGAGACAAGGGTTTTTCGTTGGGTTTTTCAATGGATGATGATCACACCCCCATCTGGCGTGTATCCTGGTGCCTGCCCGCCCTCCGACAGGCTGCCCCTAACAGGGGTTTCCATTCAGGCACTGTTCTATGGCATCCCTTTTAGTTGGTCCTGTTCATAGCGAATTTCACGCTCGCTTTTGCCCGCTTTCGCCGTGGATTCTTCAACCTTTTCTCCAAAAATCGAGCGAAAAATCGCTTTTGGCAGGGCAAGGCTTCTCTGGATGGTGCCCAGGATGCCGCTGGGTATTTTTTGCAGGGGTTGATACCGAACTTCGACGTTGTTGGGGAAGAGGCCGGTTGCCGAAAAACGGTATTCCCAAATGGTTTTGTCATCGCCTGTCAGCACATGCCCCAGGTAGGGGATTTTACCGACGATCTCATCCAGCGTTCCCAGTGGATGAACACCAATATCCGCCTGGAGATGCCTGTTTTCCAGATTGAGCGTTCCGGTTGACGTCGCATTGAATACCGGCCCGTCCAGGCGAAGATTCGGCAGGGAAAGCTCACCTTTCTCGACGATCATATCTGCGGTGATCAGGTCGAACGGAAACCGGTCTGTCACCAACTCGGGCGCTTTCAGCCGAATGAGATTCTGCACACTGAGCAGGCTGAAAATGGTCAGAAACGGGTTCGATCCCAGCAAATAGCCCTTTTCCAAGGTGATTGCAGCTTCCGCATCGAAGCCCCTGGCCCAGGGGAGATGAGCGGGTGAATCCAGATGGAACCATCCATCGATTGAAGCCGCGCCGCTTATCCGGGCTGGATCGATGTGCAGTTCCTGAAGAAGGGTTTCACAATCCTGTTGGTTCAACTGCAGGTAGCCCACGGCATATTGCCGATTCGGGTTCATGGCGCGATAGCCCTTGAGGCGCAGATATCCCGACGGAACGTGAAGCTTCGCTTCGTTCAGGACAATCCCATTCCGGGAGATCGACAAAGAGGCATCCAGAGGACCGAAAGACATCCTTTTCCCCTGGAAGACGTTGCCATGAACACCGATGTTCAGCGAATCGGGGAGCCATTTCGGCGAGGCGCCATCGGCTTGAAGACATTTCCATGCATCCAGGAGCCGGGCAACCTGCAGGTGCCCGGCATCCACGCGGATATCGCCTTTTAAGGGATCGAGACGCTCGATGTTGCCGGAAAACACGACACTGTCGCCTTCCAGATTGAAGCGCGTCCCCTGGATCTCGGCCCGGTTCCCATCGAATTTCAGTTCAATGGCGCCCATCCCGATCTGCTGGCAGGAGGTGAACGGAACCCCGTTGAGTCCATCGATGGCGACAGTCCCCACCACATGGCGCAAGAAAAGGGGTTTATCCACCAGGCCGGCATCGATATCGAGTCGTAGCCCACCGGATACCGGAATGGCCATTTTCCGGAATTGGAGGCCAAGACGTTCCATGTCCAACCGCCCTGTTTCCATACGAATTCGGCCGGGTGGATGGGGCCAGGAGAACCAGTCCGTCGCAATCGACAGTGACTGGTCCTGAAGCTGCATGAGCAATTTATCGAACCGAATGGCGCCATCGGCTTTCCGTTGCAGGCCCAGCTCGACCGATACGGGTGAAACCGGAGGAGACAGTGAAAAAGCGGCGGTCTCGAGAGAGACATGCTCCAGTTCTACTCGACCTTCGAGATGCGAAACATCGGAGGAGACGTCGAGCGTCAGCGATGGCCTGAGCCACCCGGATCGCTGAAAAAACAGGTGGTGCCCCGGGTCGATCAGGGAACCCAATTCCCCCACATGGATGGCGCCCGTAATCACAGCGTTCAGGCTGCTCTGTTCGGGCCGACCCGTTCCGCGGACATCGATCCGGGACTTGCCGATGCTCCCGCTTGCCGAAAAGCTTGCACCGGCAAGATCATGGATCGTCACCTGAGCGGTGTCTATGCGCACAGGCAATGGAATGCCTGCATGCACCATGCGCGTGTCCCGAACCCGGACATCGATCACTGGCACCGATCGCTGTGCCGGTTTGATGAGATTGTTTACGGATGCCTGAACATCCGCCTTGCCAGCCATTTCCCGGATCGGTTCGATGGCCGACCTGACCGATGCCGGAAGCCAGGTCATGGCGCGAAACGGCAGCATGTCCGCAAGATCGATTTGCGCACTCATCTCCAGGTGATCGGTCCCGTTCGCGCCGAAAAGACGCGTCATCCGATAGTCGGCGTTCGTCACAAGGCAATGGGCAAAGGAAGCGGAACCATCGGATACCCGAAGTTGCCCATCGACAATCTCAACCCTTGCCCGCAGATGGGAAACCGGATACGGAAACCAGTCGAATCCGCAGCCAATCTGGTCGAGCCCCATATCCATCTGGAGGACATTCTCGTTTCCCGGTGCATGAGGATGGGCAAGCTGATCCGGTGTGCCCGACATGGAGAACCGGTTCACTTTCACCAGCCCCTTCTGGAAACGATGGACAATGTCCCGGGTAATCCAGGTCGGAAGGATCGGTGAGGGAAATATCCGCTGAAAAGTTTCAACGGGCATCCAGGGGCTTTCGATCTGAAAATCGATGGCAGGCGGAAGCTGCCGGGATGCACGAACCGTTGCAGATGCAAAGAGCGAGGTGTCCGAAAGCTGGATCGCAGCGACGGCATGGGCGAATTCGGGATATCGGCCTCGAACGGAACAGCCAAAGGTGCTTTGGGACAATGGAAAGGCTTTTTCAACGGTTGCGCTTTTTAAGGAGAGCTCTGCCTGCATCATTGCCGCTACTATGCTCAGCTCGAAGGTTCCATCCAACTTGCCGCTGAGCAGCAGCTCCGCATCGGAGCTTGCAGAAAAGCTGGCTACGGGACCGATAGGGCCGGGCAACACTACTGCAGCATGTTGAATTCTCAGGCTGAGAGCGCCTGTGAATGGCTCTCCGGGTGTGATCCGGGCATCCAGGTTCAGGGGAAAGACCGTTGTCTTAGCGACCATCTGACCCATCATCTGGATGAGCTGTCCGGAGCCGTACAAGGCCGGTCCCAAATAGCCTTCCGTGATTCTTGCCCGATATCCCGGCACAACCCCTTCAATCTGGACATTTTCGAGCAGCAGTTCACCAAGCTTCGGAAGAATGTCTATCGCGCTTTTCAATCCGGTTTCGATTGGATTGTCAGCAATTGCTGTTTTCGGAGAAGTACCGCCTTCCGTTTCAGTTGCTGGAATGGAAAGGTTCGCATGAACCAGCTTCGTCCGGCCCAGCCGAAAACCTTCGCGCAACCCCCCAAGAACCGATGTCTCCATCCGTTCGGCGTGGAGGCTTGCGCCGTCATGGAATCGCACGCTCAGACCATCAGCCTGGATATCCATCCCATGAACCCACCGAAGATGAATGGCACCGGCCTCGATCTGAGCGCCGATCCGGTATGCCGCCACACGGCAAATCACTGGTGTGAACCAGCGATCGAAACCCCAGGCAAGGATCCCGACTGCGATGAGTAAGGGAATCACTATAAAGGCTGCAATATGGTATACAGTGTGTTTCATTGCACTGTTCGTAGCTCAACCATCCAACACCAGGAAAAAGTTGGCGATGATCAAGGCCAAAAAGTGTCTCATGTGTTTCATGAGGCATCCAAAAACATGAGGCATACGTCTGAA
It contains:
- a CDS encoding radical SAM protein, coding for MSHQHYPPSNDLLGALAATASGDIVELEGFAAIGMSATHLAPLRVSETVSMPYGSERMYLPGRIPIYLNLQTGRIEAVPFHPDDPSTRIFPVSVFNSPGYVLRHSCAHRIDADAPALPLFSYGAVGWYKGKFRCAAICVDTEPRQDLRLMKIADIRKGIRLLRKRLPDNRLREHLEHCALVYGCPAGKNFFLGRYEAPLPSSPACNARCLGCLSLQRNSPISSSQNRIGFKPSPGEIADVACFHIERVEKAIVSFGQGCEGEPLLAADVIEPAIRLIRSRTKAGTINLNTNASRPDILERLIDAGLDSMRVSMNSVRSGCYEAYFRPNGFGFSDVCGSIDLALKRGLHVAINYLNLPGFTDSPQEMAALMAFLDRHPVQMIQWRNLNYDPLGYLDAMNAVAPLGEPVGMEKLLEAVKRGFPGLRYGYFNPPKESWQT
- a CDS encoding DUF6485 family protein, encoding MECQKEKNLKRCNCSYAPCERKGICCECIQAHLRSRELPACCFPKEAEASFDRSFEHFARLVAQKAI
- a CDS encoding HD domain-containing protein codes for the protein MVRIVHAFVVRQLENDFGHGLDHAEKVAVDAGALILVEFPQNGYGRPMNIEECLRIAQIAGLLHDIKRKERHHASAGARYARSVLAAFGFVPETIEDVSQAIRNHEAFQNPSEINTVEGRFVSDCLYDADKFRWGPDNFQNTLWDMLIHLDPPMDEFLKRYPAGMDLIAKIKNTFRTETGKRFGPEFIDIGMAIGEKLYRFLLSEYPPVTSQSTR
- a CDS encoding AsmA-like C-terminal domain-containing protein, encoding MKHTVYHIAAFIVIPLLIAVGILAWGFDRWFTPVICRVAAYRIGAQIEAGAIHLRWVHGMDIQADGLSVRFHDGASLHAERMETSVLGGLREGFRLGRTKLVHANLSIPATETEGGTSPKTAIADNPIETGLKSAIDILPKLGELLLENVQIEGVVPGYRARITEGYLGPALYGSGQLIQMMGQMVAKTTVFPLNLDARITPGEPFTGALSLRIQHAAVVLPGPIGPVASFSASSDAELLLSGKLDGTFELSIVAAMMQAELSLKSATVEKAFPLSQSTFGCSVRGRYPEFAHAVAAIQLSDTSLFASATVRASRQLPPAIDFQIESPWMPVETFQRIFPSPILPTWITRDIVHRFQKGLVKVNRFSMSGTPDQLAHPHAPGNENVLQMDMGLDQIGCGFDWFPYPVSHLRARVEIVDGQLRVSDGSASFAHCLVTNADYRMTRLFGANGTDHLEMSAQIDLADMLPFRAMTWLPASVRSAIEPIREMAGKADVQASVNNLIKPAQRSVPVIDVRVRDTRMVHAGIPLPVRIDTAQVTIHDLAGASFSASGSIGKSRIDVRGTGRPEQSSLNAVITGAIHVGELGSLIDPGHHLFFQRSGWLRPSLTLDVSSDVSHLEGRVELEHVSLETAAFSLSPPVSPVSVELGLQRKADGAIRFDKLLMQLQDQSLSIATDWFSWPHPPGRIRMETGRLDMERLGLQFRKMAIPVSGGLRLDIDAGLVDKPLFLRHVVGTVAIDGLNGVPFTSCQQIGMGAIELKFDGNRAEIQGTRFNLEGDSVVFSGNIERLDPLKGDIRVDAGHLQVARLLDAWKCLQADGASPKWLPDSLNIGVHGNVFQGKRMSFGPLDASLSISRNGIVLNEAKLHVPSGYLRLKGYRAMNPNRQYAVGYLQLNQQDCETLLQELHIDPARISGAASIDGWFHLDSPAHLPWARGFDAEAAITLEKGYLLGSNPFLTIFSLLSVQNLIRLKAPELVTDRFPFDLITADMIVEKGELSLPNLRLDGPVFNATSTGTLNLENRHLQADIGVHPLGTLDEIVGKIPYLGHVLTGDDKTIWEYRFSATGLFPNNVEVRYQPLQKIPSGILGTIQRSLALPKAIFRSIFGEKVEESTAKAGKSEREIRYEQDQLKGMP